The Sulfurihydrogenibium sp. genomic interval TCAATCCAGGAACCGCTCATATGATGATTGTCAATCCACTTAGTGGCGATTTTATAATGAAATTATTTTCAACACATCCACCAACAGAAGAAAGAATTAGAAGATTAGAAGAGCTTGCAAGAAAAATACAGCCAGGATATGGATTTTGAAAACATCTAAATAATTCCTAAGTCGGGGATTTATGCCTCGAGTTCAATTTTTAATCCAAAACATCTTAATAATTTCTTGATTTATTGCTGAGGCTGTTCCAAAAATCCACACTGTCATCCTGAGGCCGTAAGGCCGAAGGATCTCATTTTTAAATTTTATAAAAACCGATAATTTCTTACCCCAAGGTATAATCAAACTTCTAACTTTGGGTATTTTTTCTCCCTATCTATTATATGTATGTCCTCTACAGCGTATTTGTTTTCTTTTAAAAAATTGTAAATTTTTACAGCATCATCTTTTGATTTTAAACCAAAGACAAGACCACAATGTGGATAAATTTCCTTTGGAACCGGCAGCATTATAAAATTTTCAATGCCTTTGCTTTTTAAGAAATCTGCTGCTCTTAAACCTTCTGCAACAGATACGAACGTTATTAAATATTTTGGCTTATTAAATGGAATAATATCAAGAAGATGTTTTATAAAGTGTAGCTTAACACCCAAGGAGATAAACTTTATTTTATCCCAAATGCTTTCACCTTTAAAACCTTTTCCTCTTTCTATAACTGCAACGTAGTAGCCGTTTTCTTCTTTGAACTCCAAAAGCTTATTACCTGTTTCAAAAGCCCATATTTCTATATCTTTCTTAAATGATTTATCATCTGCTAAAACTTTTAATCTTTCGCCTACAGGTATTTCTTTTAACTTTCTTGATACAAATGTCAGTGGTAAAGGGCAAAATAATCCTCTTGTATCAACTATTTCTAATTCTTTATTTGCAGATGAGTTTTCCAAGTGGCTCGCCTCCTAATAAATGCCAATGTACATGAAATACTTCCTGTCCTGAATCTGGACCGGAGTTTATTATCAGTCTAAATCCTGTTTTGTCTATTTCAAACATTTTTGCAATTTCGTTTGCTTTTAAGATAATATGACCGATTAATGTTTTATGTCTTCCTTCAAAATAAAGGTTGTTTGGTATATGCTCTTTTGGAATTATAAGTATGTGAACTTTTGCCTGTGGTCTTATATCATGAAAAGCCATTATTAACTCATCTTCATAAACTATT includes:
- a CDS encoding histidine triad nucleotide-binding protein, producing MDCVFCKIVNKEIPAKIVYEDELIMAFHDIRPQAKVHILIIPKEHIPNNLYFEGRHKTLIGHIILKANEIAKMFEIDKTGFRLIINSGPDSGQEVFHVHWHLLGGEPLGKLICK
- a CDS encoding sulfurtransferase TusA family protein; amino-acid sequence: MENSSANKELEIVDTRGLFCPLPLTFVSRKLKEIPVGERLKVLADDKSFKKDIEIWAFETGNKLLEFKEENGYYVAVIERGKGFKGESIWDKIKFISLGVKLHFIKHLLDIIPFNKPKYLITFVSVAEGLRAADFLKSKGIENFIMLPVPKEIYPHCGLVFGLKSKDDAVKIYNFLKENKYAVEDIHIIDREKKYPKLEV